In a single window of the Octopus sinensis linkage group LG1, ASM634580v1, whole genome shotgun sequence genome:
- the LOC115215530 gene encoding laminin subunit alpha-1 → MSNILISMNFVISLLYLCCISCYKAQNAAISSALAPFELEAFQFSNENDSSNKYYLIWERPVYFLPSNYISHANIDKDANDLLLHQLTIPLPEESQPNQSYQTAENKPVNFRKNEQQSIENSTNSVNKGFSYKAHHGKINNKIGLFGDIHEYIIEYKQKDSEEASIKRTVKADVTWFCLEGLLNHTFYSIYVSANYSTSSFRSAEFLLYTDENNSSKTNVCSCHPPGVKPGDEKCDLNSLDICHCREGYTGLFCHQCKHFFYEKDGHCLSCPCKSDSSFFCTLVGEVATCYCKKGYNGKNCEVCDNGYFSYYDKCAKCICNDNVDLNSPEICDPRTGACMHCLRNTTGFACDDCLPGFVGDPILHKNCTYEGFGKKKTSVESQKLSGTLIFLIVLVCFLLVFLSVCLYYHRICTKVKRLNRNQRKDDQAGIRFIDMNNQEFDDGNNSACSSGFRIPGQQRDMQYSPLKECL, encoded by the exons ATGTCTAATATTCTTATATCCATGAACTTTGTCATTTCTCTACTATATCTCTGCTGTATATCTTGCTACAAAGCACAAAATGCAG CTATATCATCTGCCTTGGCTCCATTTGAACTTGAAGCATTCCAATTTTCCAATGAGAACGATTCCTCAAATAAATACTACCTCATCTGGGAACGTCCTGTGTACTTTCTACCTAGCAATTATATTAGCCATGCAAACATTGACAAAGATGCCAATGATTTATTACTGCACCAGCTTACTATTCCATTACCAGAAGAAAGTCAACCAAATCAATCATATCAAACAGCAGAAAATAAACCTGTTAACTTTagaaaaaatgaacaacaatCAATTGAAAACAGTACGAATTCTGTAAACAAGGGATTCTCATACAAAGCCCACCATGGAAAGATTAATAACAAAATTGGTTTATTTGgtgatatacatgaatatataattgaatacaaACAAAAGGATTCAgaagaag CCAGCATCAAAAGAACTGTGAAAGCAGATGTCACGTGGTTTTGCCTTgaaggtcttctcaatcacacatTTTACTCTATATATGTATCAGCCAACTATTCCACTTCCTCTTTTCGGTCAGCAGAATTCCTGTTGTACACAGATGAAAATAATTCAAGTAAAACAAATG TTTGTTCTTGTCACCCTCCTGGAGTTAAACCTGGCGATGAGAAATGTGACCTGAATTCCTTAGATATATGTCACTGTCGGGAAGGATACACTGGTTTGTTTTGTCATCAATGTAAGCACTTTTTCTATGAAAAAGATGGCCATTGCCTGTCCTGCCCTTGCAAATCAGACTCGAGTTTCTTTTGTACCTTAG tGGGAGAAGTAGCTACTTGCTACTGTAAGAAGGGTTATAATGGTAAAAATTGTGAAGTTTGTGACAATGGCTACTTCTCGTATTATGACAAGTGTGCCAAGTGCATTTGCAATGACAATGTTGACCTTAACTCCCCCGAGATTTGCGATCCCCGCACTG gtGCATGTATGCATTGCCTTCGTAATACTACTGGTTTTGCTTGTGATGACTGCCTTCCTGGTTTTGTTGGTGACCCAATTCTACACAAGAACTGCACATATGAAG gaTTTGGTAAAAAAAAGACATCTGTGGAATCTCAGAAACTGAGTGGCACATTGATTTTTCTTATTGTTCTTGTCTGTTTCCTGTTAGTTTTCCTTTCTGTCTGTTTATACTACCATCGTATTTGTACCAAAGTCAAACGACTCAACAGAAATCAACGGAAAGATGACCAAGCTGGCATCAGATTCATTGATATGAATAACCAGGAAtttgatgatggtaataacagTGCTTGTTCTAGTGGATTCCGTATACCAGGCCAACAAAGAGACATGCAGTATTCTCCACTGAAAGAGTGTTTGTGA